Proteins from one Oncorhynchus tshawytscha isolate Ot180627B linkage group LG16, Otsh_v2.0, whole genome shotgun sequence genomic window:
- the LOC112232706 gene encoding rho-related GTP-binding protein Rho6, with translation MKERRNPQPLVVRCKLVLVGDVQCGKTAMLQVLAKDCYPETYVPTVFENYTACLELEEQRVELSLWDTSGSPYYDNVRPLCYSDSDAVLLCFDISRPDTFDCGLKKWKTEILDFCPSTRILLIGCKTDLRTDVCTLMELSNQKQVPITHEQGSSMAKQLGTEAYLECSAFTSEKSIHSVFRTASLACINKLQPLPKISPTQHLSKRLLHLPNRSELLSSTFKKEKTKSCSIM, from the exons ATGAAGGAAAGGAGAAATCCACAACCGTTGGTGGTGAGATGTAAACTGGTTCTTGTTGGGGATGTTCAATGCGGAAAAACTGCGATGTTGCAAGTCCTCGCGAAGGATTGTTATCCAGAG ACTTATGTTCCCACAGTGTTTGAGAACTACACCGCGTGTCTGGAACTTGAGGAGCAGCGTGTGGAGCTCAGTCTGTGGGACACGTCAG gtTCTCCCTACTATGACAATGTGAGGCCTCTCTGTTACAGTGACTCTGACGCGGTGCTCCTCTGTTTTGACATCAGCCGCCCAGACACCTTCGACTGTGGGCTCAAGAAG TGGAAGACAGAGATCTTAGATTTCTGCCCCAGCACACGCATCCTTCTCATTGGCTGTAAGACCGACCTGCGCACAGACGTCTGCACCCTGATGGAGCTGTCCAATCAGAAACAGGTCCCCATCACCCATGAGCAG GGTTcctccatggccaagcagcttgGTACTGAGGCCTATCTGGAGTGTTCAGCGTTCACCTCAGAGAAGAGTATCCACAGTGTGTTCCGTACGGCCTCTCTGGCTTGCATCAACAAGCTCCAGCCCCTCCCCAAGATCAGCCCCACTCAACACTTATCCAAGAGGCTCCTCCATCTCCCCAACCGCTCCGAGCTGCTCTCCTCCACCTTCAAGAAGGAGAAGACCAAGAGCTGCTCCATCATGTGA